From the Perca fluviatilis chromosome 11, GENO_Pfluv_1.0, whole genome shotgun sequence genome, the window tgaaataaaacaacctAGTCAGCTTTTTGTGGGCTGCCTAGATCCGAAAACATGGAATTCAACAAGCCATTCAGATTTGGCTCTCCTTCCTATTTCACATGCAGGCTCATTAGAATAATATACCACCCCCCCATCTGAGTttctcaatcaatcaatcatgaTTTCTCCACACATGGCTTGAAAACTACCTCTACCATATTTTCTTGCAATTCCTTTCCTTTAGTAATTTATATCAGTATAGATGGATACATttcttttcatgaatatttagaggGATGGCTTGAATAAAGCAGTTTTCTTCAAAGCTTAATATGTTGAACTaaattttcaataaaatatttttattcattCTAATCTATTAAAAAGGACAGCATAtggatatactgtaaatattgtgTCCATAGGTTGCTTTCCTCCACAGAACCAAAACTAAGACTCACATTGTAACAATGTCAGCTAAGACTAAATGGTTGATTTTGTTTTGGTTGATGGTTGTTGGATATTTTGAGAATTACGCTTATTGGCTTTCTTGTAGCGAGTAAGATGAGAAGATGGATAACGCTCTCATGTCTTAAATATTAAGTTACAGCCTGCaggcagttagcttagcttagcttaaggAGTGGAAGCAAAGGGAAACAACTAGCCTGGCTAGTTATAGCATGCATAGTAATTTGCCTTAAAACCACAAAATGACGTTttttttgtatggattaaacaaacaagatagtATTTGTTGATTAGTGAGCTTTGGAGGTGCAGGTAGGCAAATGTATTATTCTTTGGACAGAACCAGACTAGCTTTTCCCCCTTATTTTATGCATATTTAGCATATCAGACATTagaaaagaaagcaaataagcaaaaAGATAAAGTACTATTTCCCAAAAAGATAAAGTTGTATTTAAAGGAACTGCTTTAAAGTCAACATATAACATTGAAGACAACACCGTAATACCCGTGACCAGTAGGACTACGAGCAACATCAACAAGTCTTTTCCACAACAACTCCATGTGCAATATTGCTATTTACTGATTATGTACCTAATCAACAGGAAAATGTCCTCATGAAGTTAAATGTGTTTACTTGTCATTTAGAggtgaaatgtttaaaacagaAATGGTGGTTCTTCTTATCAGGAAACTGAATCAAACATAATCTTACGCCCTGTCACCCAAGCCTTTAAGGAAACATCATATTGTATTTAGGAAAAGCCACGTTTTGAAAAAGATGATCTCTTTCCTCATCTCACTAAAAGAAATGAGAAGAAATAAAGATGATCTATATTCTCTTTGTAATGTCAAAGCCCATTCCTCTGAATAGACATTATGCATTGAAGATAACAGCGTAGTGTGTTCTTAATACCCCAGGCGTCTTAAAAATTGAGGGATTACGGTATCCATGTCCTCCTCATGacccctttctgtctctctcatcATATCCTTTGAAACACTGATGAGGTGCTCCAAACCTCTGGAGGGTAATGGGCACTGGCTTTACAGTCACAGATaagaggtggagagagaaagaagcagaTACATAGACAAAAAAGGGACAGAATTAGATTCTCTTTGGAAAAGAACATAGAGAGAACTTCTGACCTCTCATTTGCAACCTCTGCTGCACATATTTCAAAGCAATATGGATACCTATAACACAGTACGACCTTCAGAGGTCCACGTATTTGAAGTGAAGAGAATATAATTTTTGTGTGCTCTACTAAAAATGAATGTATAGATGTGTATGAATGGAAAATAGAGATAGAGACTCTCCAGTGCGGATACTTTGTGCTGTACTACATGATGACTGAGACCTGAGTAATATTAGGTGTATTTTGTAGCAGCACATTTTTGATAGACTCTCCTTTCTCTAATAGCTTGTGCACAAACTGTGGAGCACTTCTTAATCTTGtaaaaaacattatttgaaGCACTGGAAATAATCACTGACATTTTACATCGGTCGTATAACTTTACTGAACTTTACAAAATTTGTTACATGAGATTTGTTTCACTTTGAATGCAAGATGTTGGATCTTCTGAGTAATGTCTTTCTCTGTTGACACATTGCTTTGCTTAAACCAGCTTAAAGATATGTCATATTGGGCATTTTGGGAATCATACTACTTTTTTGATCTGCCAAATAGATTTTAAGGGGAAACGTAATTGTTGTCTACATTGCGGTGCCTGGCAATGCTTTTTTTAGCCTAGGAAGTGCCACATTTTCATACTAGTCATAGGGGGAGAGGGAGCCTGGGATTCCCATCCTGAGTCTAGGGCGAGGCAACAAAAGCTATGACCACAAactttacctaaacttaaccaagttCCCAAACATCACATTGCTTGATCATGATTAGTTGCTATAGGTTCTTGGAAAagcaaatatataaaatacGTTGTAAGTGGTCATTGTGCAGATACGGTTGGTACCAACATTTTGCAACTTGGCAGAAACAGTGTGTTAATTAACAACAGTTCTTATATAAAAGTGTTCTATTTCTAGGAGACAGGATTGGAATCACAGTGCATGTCTCTGAAGATTTACACATTTGCAGAACAAATTATTTATGTTTaaatcatttatttgttttactgaATTTTCCAGGTGACAGTCCAAGCCACCTGTATCACTCTGACAGCTATGAGCGGGGACCGCTGCTACGTCACAGTCTACCCTCTAAAATCTCTCCGCCACCGCACCCCGAGAGTAGCCATGATGGTCAGCATCTGCATTTGGATTGGTACGTCCTGCTCGTTTAATGGAAATTACTCTCCCACCATTTTCTCTAAGTACATTTAatcttaactttttaatgaatttaccACACAGATAATTAATAATTAGAACCAATTGCATATAAAGTAGGTTAGGGAAATAGTGTGCATGATCTCAACTACTTCAACTAACACAGTCCTTGTGCTTCCCAGGCTCCTTTATCCTGTCTAGCCCGATTTTAATGTACCAGCGTATAGAGGAGGGTTACTGGTACGGCCCAAGGCAGTACTGCATGGAGAGATTCCCCTCAAAGACACATGAGAGGGCTTTCATCCTCTACCAGTTTATTGCTGCCTACCTGCTGCCTGTCCTCACTATCTCCTTCTGCTACACTCTGATGGTGAAGCGGGTGGGCCAGCCAACTGTGGAACCAGTAGACAACAACTATCAGGTATGGACAaagtttgttttgctttgttttgtgctTAATTGTATGCATCACTTAGCTTAAAGACTTGACTGCAAGCCCTTGTTCCTAATTGTCAGCTAATTAAAAGTTGGCACTTCCATGTCACTTTATAATATTTGTTATCTTGTCTTTGATGTTAGCTGTCTTtgaaaattacttttaaagcacttttctttaaagtggctatatgtgactttcagtttgtgttgattctagcggccgctttggataaaagcggtagtgtttttaccacacctgctgttgtTTTAACTTGATCATAAAATTCATGCTTTGGGCTTTTGTAGGACTTAATCCTTAATATGTccatgctgcattcaaagtcGGTTTACTAGCTAGCTTATTTCTAACATTGGTACATTGGCTGTTTGGGGCGAATAAACACAGACTGCACAGTCAATTGGTCAACTTTACGCAAATAGTACAAGGTGAAAATTCCCTTTGCTTTCTGAAAACACCTCCAGAAGATTTCTCTCCTTTCATCTTCTCCTTCTCAGGTCAACCTCCTGTCTGAGAGAACTATCAGTATTAGGAGAAAAGTCTCCAAGATGGTGGTAGTAATCATCCTCCTCTTCGCCATTTGTTGGGGTCCCATCCAGATCTTCGTCCTCTACCAGTCTTTCTATCCTAACTACCAGCCCAACTATGCGACATACAAGATCAAGACGTGGGCCAACTGTATGTCCTACGCCAACTCTTCGGTCAACCCTATAGTTTACGGTTTCATGGGAGCCACCTTCCAAAAGTCCTTCAGGAAAACCTTCCCGTTTCTGTTCAAACACAaagtcagagatagcagcatGGCTTCCAGGACTGCCAACGCTGAGATCAAGTTTGTTGCTGCAGAGGAAGGCAACAATAATAATGCAACAAATTGAATCTGACAGTTAGAAATAGCAAGAAAGAGGTTATTGTTTATATCCACTGCAATCTCTACAAgaagacaataaaaataatttaaaaactcCAGCCATGGGTTCATTGTGTGAAAGGCTTCACAGAGAAACTTGCTGATTACAAAAGGACAGACTATGTTTGgcagacatattttggttatgttaataaatacattaattaatGAATTGATGTGGTGAAACAGAGACTCATAATACAGATGGACACTAACTGTGTTTGGCACAATATGTTACCTGTTTGACTGTCAAGGCCAGGCAGCGTTGGCACGTAACATCATCCATCGAGCTGCCAAACACCACAGCCAAATAGGACAGTGGTAAACATCTGATAGTGAAAGAGGGACTGTCAGCGGGAGCCCTAATCCCTGTAAGAAAATGTCTGACAGGGTCTGGAGGCCAGGAGGTGATttgtttagcttagcataaagactggaggcAGGGGGAAACAAATAGCCTGGCCCTATCCAAAGTTCAAAAATATTCCGACCAGCACCTCTGGAGCTTATAAAGTACTGTAATTATTGGATTTGTTTAATCGGACTGTTGTTCTTCAAGAAATATTTGCAGCACATAACTACCcacaaaactacaaaaagcTCAGGGGTTAAGATGCCAACCATGAACCTTTGTTGCAtctttttctccctcatttTCTATAATTTTTCTCCTGTTataaaggcataaaaaaaaagaagctaattCCCCTTATTTCCAGCCTTATGTGAAGTTAAGAACTATAGATCATATTGGAGTTATAGTTATTTTCATTAAGAGTTTCCAACTTGTAAATAGCATTTACGTCAAATTGCATGTTGTAATAAAGACTTTTTGGAATATCTCACTTGGCACTTAGTGATATGGAATATCCGTTGTTGAATGTAATTTAAGCCACATTTAATCGATGTGGTGTTATATTATCAGTTCACAGTATTTTTAATCCTCAAACAACCAACTCTGTAACCACACAACCCTCTTTAGTTTTTCAACATTAGAATCTTTCCTACCATCCATCCCATATGACGTGAACACGGCATTAACGAACAGACAGGAAAGCACATTTTCCAAAATACCATACTATTCCTTTGAAAAATCAGGCTGTCTTTAGACGTATTTCCATGTTTTCATCCCCAACATTGTAAGGTCAATTTTGCAAATTCCTCTctgtcgtgtttttttttttttttctccacagtaACAGTTAGCTCTGTATCTTAAACTTTAAGAAGGTTAAAGTCTCTTTTTGTGAGAATCTAATGAAACAAAACCAGCATGCTGCCAAATGTGATGCGTGGGAGCTGGCTAAAGCAGGGGTTATGACCGGTGAAGCATGGACAGTGTTTACCTTTCTTTTGTgtcccacacacaaacattcacacCTCAATACATGTGCACATTGCAGAAACATGCATACACAGGTATGCACTTTCACCAGGTGTTGTTTACTGGAATCAGTTGTCACATCTTTGATAAACAGCCTTGTATGATCTTGTCAGATGGACTCAATTGTAAATGGGGGAGGTAACCCCTATGGCCTGTTCCCTGTATTTTGAAGGAGAACTTGTTCAGGGAGCAGCTGTCTGGATGGAAAATGCCTATCATTGTTAATATATCTACATAACCCCTGTCAACTCATCACGTCATCACTTCACCTCATTTTCTTTCCATCCCACACAGTTACATTCAAAATCAGGACTTCATAGAAAATGTGCTAATGCCATTTTGATTTGAATTTTAGATACTGTGGGACTTGGTGTCATCATGGCTCCATTTGAATTACATCAAAGTGTCTTGCAAGGAAAGCCAGAGTGCTTTTATGTAATTATTAGCCAGACACTGGTAACAAAAAGGTGGTCTCTCATTAATTGAGAACATTTGAGCAAATGTTGCAAACAGAAGTGGAAAAATCTTCATCCGTGGCCACCTTAATGTCACTAAAAATGTAACCTAACATGTTCTGTCGTACTAATTATATGTACCTCTAAATACAGTTTTATTACATGATGAATGAAATGAACAAGTGTTTACTTTTACTGAAAAAAGCaccttcatttcatttaaatgactTGTGCTTCGCAAAGCCATTTATTTTCAGTTACTGTAAGTGTTTCTGtgaaacatgttttaacatgtttaatttaatgCTAATTGTTGCTTTTTAATGTATGCTAATTGTGCTGCATTTCTGCCACAGAGATTAATGCACATTCATTACGACCAAGGCCACCAATAATATGTATGTAAGTGTTCTCTTGTATCTATGCTTATTCTGACATTGTGATTCTACTACATGTCTGTTTTGGTTGTTCAGAAACATCTTCACCCTTTAACCttgaacaataaaacaaagtgaCCATTAAATGTTTGGGTAGGCCAAATGACTTGACCAGCAATGATGATTTGATGATTTCTCAGGGTTATGTAAAGTCATGCAGTGAGTTTACTTTTAACTgctaaacagttcaaatataGATGTTGCTATTGTAGAGCCCTGCATATTAGCTAAATTAATTGATCTGgaaacaatgtttttctttcttgtcgGCCATTAAACAAAAATAGGACTTTTCTGCTTACTGGTTGATTTTCTAACTTTGCAGGGTTGTATAATCAACTCTAAAAAATGAATTGTCTGCAGTAGAATTTGGGGGCCAATCCaggagaaataaataaagatttgaCCATTGACCTatattacgtgtgaattttcgccgtagcgaaTAATATGACAGGACGTAGGGCCGCAGAAAGAGgctggttggggtggcggatgggtaaaacacaggactttttgtgtggtgtttttcaaatgttttttttgttttgttttttaagccttccccaatgcttctttcctaaacccaaccgtttattgttgtCCTAAGcatgtgacgttggtcaccgtcatgtttttgtgtttttttaatgttttttttgtgttactaaagcctattccaatgttcttttcctaaacccaaacttTTTTGGGTGACATTGACTTGTGACATTGTTCAtgcgatagtacggcacgttctcgcaATGAGACACcacgtgtatgtttacatccgctgtatacagcgtagacatacacgtggatagctcaaaatgcgtacagataacaagccatttggctttaggaaagtggcgtgtatgtttacgcaaagtcaagATGCCATGTTGCAACAAGTAtaggatggattgccatgaaacttGGGTCAGACATTCATGGTACCCAAAGTATGAATTGTAACAACTTTGGTGAGCCTCTGGCTCTTTATCTAgagccatcatcaggtcaaaattccAATTTGTCCAATACGTTAATGACCAAATCCCTGCAAAACTAATTACATTCCAATCAGCCTCATCTGCACTTTGTGTTCGATGCTAATTAGCTAATCTTAGCACGCTAACAacctaaactaagatggtgaacatggtaaccattacacctgctaaacatcaacaTGAGAGGaatgtcattgtgagcatgacTCTAGACTATTAATCTTCTTATAACGTTGAGGCATGACGGCATCACAATATGACAAAGTGGGATACTGGAAGAGAGAATTTTTAATCCAGTAAAAACGAGGATGACGCTAAGTACACAACCTGTGACTGATGAAATGGAGTCACTGCTATTCTGAAAAATATGTAATGCTGCTGATGTTCTGGTCAGTTCAGTGGCATTTGACCACCAACTGTTGAGAGCAGAACAGGCtgtaaaatatagaaaaaagcTTTATCTTCATAGTCAGGGATTGACAATAAATGTCATTGTGAGGGACATGAGCGCACTTATTTTGTGCTCCTTCACTGAGCCATAAGCATCTGTATCCAATAAAACAGTCCTACGGTATCTAATGGAAAACTTAACAAAAGAAAAGCCCCCACTGCTGAGACAATAATGCAACAACAACCATGACTCATCATTCCTGAATAGAAGATCTGCCCACACTGTGCAAAAATGTACTTGGTAATGATGACCTTAGTAACAATAACTAGTACAAACTCTATTGTTGTCCATTTAGCACTAGTTGaaaaacacatgtacagtaaagGCGACTTCTACGTCATTCAGTGCAGGTTAAACTAAATAAAGGCTGCAGGAAACACCAAGTAGTCAGAATGTGGGAGGTGTATTCACTAAAAAGGTTTAAGCCAGTAACACAAAAGCTACAGTGTACTCATGTATACTCATACTCAAGTGTACTGTAGCTTGTGCACTCCTCTATGACGCATCTCTAAATGTTGCCATTATGCACTTACTAGGGGTGGTatggttcacaaaacccacggttcggtgcgtatcacggttttacagtcacggttttcggttctgtacggttcttgttattttttcttttaatctttaacactccagaatatacttcagcatatgatatatagctaaaaatagcatattgaatgcatgttgcacaatacatgcacacagtggcagttctatatattgttttatttcatcataggtaacgtgaaatccaaaatgttcccacacaccggACTATAAAcaacgctggcgcatcctccaactccgggcagcctctctcccacttgacatttctgcatgtgacgtgacgtgacctgcagtagcagcagcagcagcagcaccacactccacttgaggagcggtcggctcggtgtctctcaaaatctgacgaaaatcttttaaactgacctttgtcgatctgaaatgaagacagattctgcacggcctatttctcgcttaaaatgttttcagaaacacgtttcggtgaactattttagtacaagatgagattgtattctgaacgagccgccatgacagtctgttttgaaattcgggagtagcaagacccatgtgacgcgatcgtccaatcagctacCATGGGTTGCGTTCGTCAAACTcatcctgctcgtcatttccagtaagtgttttaacataggtgtattaagtgggcactacggcagtaagtggttagtgCACGTTAGCAGTGtgctgacgaaccgtgcggcacATGCACGttagcagtgtactgacgaaccgtgcggcacACACACGGTAGCACACTTTTTGGCCTCAGAGCATGAGTAGTGTTTCAGAGTTGGTCACCTTTGCGGcattcatgtcatatcagtgtTGTCTTAATTACCCGTTTACGACTTTAAATAGTGTTCACATCAACAGGTTTGATGTTCTTGAACTCTGTGAAAATtcaccacatactgtatgtctgaatATTATTTTCTACTGAATTGTATAGTTGAATGCTTTTCTCCTGAaagatttaacaaaaaaaacagtgttctAAATAGAGATGTtgaccagtatcggtatcggctccgatactgccgaaaacgctggtatcggtatcgggaagtactggagtttatgcaccgatccgataccacgtaataaagccctaaagaaaatctacgttgaagtagtttatttttgttctttttccgttataactgactgtcaaactggataataaaagaaagttctacgaCATTCATTGTtcgtgtttgtttatgtttcacaaagagtttaacctgagccagaaagacaacaaagatagaaatcatatcacatccatacagggatagtagtatacagttgttaaaacataataaaatatatgacacactggtatcggatcggtactcggtattggCTGATACACAAGTTTAGGTATTGGAATCGGTATAGGGAAGCAAAACATTGTATCAGACCATCTCTAGTTCCAAAATAATATATcttctgttgatttgtttatgaAATTTATTTTCCTAACAATGGTTTTATtcctttttcactgaaaatacaattttcaattccacaccccctcccccacccatcccaacacacaacaacatttcTCTCTCAACCTCCGCCGTACTACAacattcaaaaaacaaaaagcaatgaCAGTGTCACAGTAACAGCTGTGCTGTgatgttcttttttattttcacgtATGAGCGGTTTAAAATTTGCTGTCACAAGGGGAAGCTTTATCACCCCTATACATTTACAATCTGGTCTTTCAGGCTTTTTAAACCCCTATGTCAAGACCATAAAATAACCGATAAAAGTTCCGAATGTTGATATTGAAAGATTCTCCAGAACCCTGGAcaacatttaaatgttaattacctacattttaaatggactcATCCTTTCCATTGCCCTCACTATGTTTGTAGGAGCACAGCTATGCAGCAGGATAATGATAAGGACTACAAAGATAATACCATCAACAATAGTTTGACCAAAGAGTAGACCAAAGGTGTAAAAAATTGATTAGTACAGTAACAAGGAAACTGGATTCACCAAAGTATAGACTAGCTAGTACACTAGCACACTATCCCTCAtgcagtgcttaatttgtaaagtgggaggtcctGGAGCGCAGGGTTGGCGGTAATGGCGGTAATgggacaacaaaaaaaaattacactgcctacgtagcttctctgactaaaaaaacctaaacaacgctgtgtgtacatcagggcaatgtttatttctatttcagaaCACGCACTGCATCGGtgcgaaatgtaaaaaataaataaaaaatacactgcAACAATCGTTTTCACAACCAGCAAATTTGGTtattaaattaaccaaaaaaccCACCGTGGTCTGCACATTCTTGATCGGCAGAAACAGattttgcttgtttgggatccgactggccagcgtatttgaacaagttaagcaaactttgttgtctttttgacatttttcacttGACTGAATCGAGGCTATAACAGCAATCTGAAGCAGCACAAATGCTTGTGTCACTAGAagtgcctcccctccctccgtccctctcccccctccgtcttaccctgaaaattcacctcaaaacgcattgaaaatgcaaacacaagatttttgtggaacttcaatggggaataaagactaacaaaacagataacaacattgaacactacacaaacagtagtttatttttttaatttaggcGATTCATTTTTCGTGGTGACACAGGAGGTGCCGATCCAACAAAAAATGTTCCGGATCCAACGTCGGaggtgccggaacatgttccggcgtgttccggctcaaattaagccctgcCCTCatgccaaaaagaaaaaaaagcatcagtGAAAGATCAGCATTTAGTCCCCATAGGACAACAAAGAAATCAAATACCTggtcttaaaggacaattctggcgcaaaatgaacctaggggttaataacacatgtgtaccgagtcgaccgttctctgtgATATGTTTTGATggtaatcgaatgtgtctctggCTTGATCCAAGCTAGCGcgaaccgctgattagcttaatGCTAGGCTTT encodes:
- the kiss1ra gene encoding KISS1 receptor a — its product is MYSSAGLWNSTEQVWINGSEANVSLANVSLGRHGVVEEEEEEEGDQHPFLTDAWLVPLFFSLIMLVGLVGNSLVIYVISKHRQMRTATNFYIANLAATDIIFLVCCVPFTATLYPLPGWIFGNFMCKFVAFLQQVTVQATCITLTAMSGDRCYVTVYPLKSLRHRTPRVAMMVSICIWIGSFILSSPILMYQRIEEGYWYGPRQYCMERFPSKTHERAFILYQFIAAYLLPVLTISFCYTLMVKRVGQPTVEPVDNNYQVNLLSERTISIRRKVSKMVVVIILLFAICWGPIQIFVLYQSFYPNYQPNYATYKIKTWANCMSYANSSVNPIVYGFMGATFQKSFRKTFPFLFKHKVRDSSMASRTANAEIKFVAAEEGNNNNATN